The DNA region ttgtgtctctcttctcccttttccaaaagaacgaaggactaaccgcctgaattcttttgtgcctcccttctcccttgtcaaagaattcaaaacgacacaatctgagaattcttttgattcttccctttcccataaacaaaagatttcaaaggactaaccgcctgagaattcttttgtttccccattcacaaagtttcaaaggactaaccgcctgagaactttgtcttaacacattggagggtacatcctttgtggtacaagtagagggtacatctacttaggttgttgactgagaacaagagagggtacatctcttgtggatcagttctagtggagagtacatccactaggttgttcaaagagaaaaagggagggtacatcccttgtgaatctttgcttgtaaaggactttacaaggttgaaaagaaatctcaaggaccataGGTCgattggggactggatgtaggcatgggttgttgctgaaccagtataaaaactcttgtgtatttgtcttcttcttccctactcttttaatttccgctgtgcactttaattaccgcttttacttttggttaagtttcttttctattttttattctcttaacaacatagtaaaagcctaagaagagtaaatttttaattagtaaaggtcttgtaataattaattcaaccccccatcttcttaattattctgaggccactcgatccaacatatTATGTTGTGCTTataatgctgtttaaattaggctaagttcaacaagagacatctgcaaatgaagcttagtttaaatTATTCCAAACTCACGAGATATCGGTGTTGTTATGTTTgtcctcagcatagaacacaagaataatttcaaatagagaaaaatcctaattgcatcaagtatcCCGGTGGAAGGACCCAACActtttacttatttgttttcacactCAATTGTTCATGTTTACTATTTCTTTGATTACAATAGAatatatctttgttttcaattcattatacttaattctttttacaaacaACGGTATTTTGAATGACGCTTTTTACAAACAACTGTATttacttgacgatccggtgcacttgccggtagATTTCGCACCCACACAAACAAGTAGTGTTCCTAGGGGCAGAACATCAATAAGCCAAAGAGGAGACTTCAATTACAACTTCCAAATaacaaccaaaataaaaaaaaagcctgAACTACTTCTAAGCAACCAAATCTATTCAACTTGCTCATGTTTTCCTAATTTGTTAGACGATAGTTGAGCAAGTAAAATCTGTGAGCTTCTTGCTTCATCATCACATTCAGGAGATGGTTGTCACTTTGTTGGTGTTAAGGGGAGTCCAATAAGTGGATCATGATCTGCTGTTATAGAAATGGATTGCTGCATACAACAGACAACAATAATAAGCTTATTTCAAACTTGAAGTTGGTGCAGTTTTAAAATGAGATACAGAAAACAAAGATGACATTGCAAACTGAGGCACATTTTTTAACTTACAGATTCATGTTGGGCAGGATTATTGGAGTCAAGCATTGTAACATTGATCTTTGAACATGCCTGCATGAGACATTCATTGACACCAACACAATCCATGCAAAACAAATGAGCATATGCGTAACATGTAGATATGACAATAATCACTGAAATAAACTTCATGAAACAACACCTCAGCATCAGGCAACATGTCGAGCACATTGTTGATCAAACTTAAGTAACTTGAGCATTTCAGAACAGCTGAATTTTTATACTTTGGTTGGACCTTGATTTTAAAGGCAAGCACATTACCCAACAACTTATCAAGTGCTTTGGGTGATGCATTTAAATCCATATCATCATCCTTGAACAAAGATAATAAATTTGTGCATCAAACAGTTGTGATGATACCAGATAGcatagaaataaaagataatttgaaCATTCAAAAGTCATGTTTGATAATGCAGGGACCTACTGTTATTTTGAGACAATTGACTTCATTAGCTGATTGTCCAATCAATTCAGTGCATTCACGGTCTTAGAGCAGGAATCTTGTGCTTTTGTCTTTGTGATTGACCATCACCTCAACTCTATACCTGGAAACATATACAATAGTGTTAAAATGATGCATAAATCAAGGGAACAAAAATTGGAAAAGGGTTACAATGACCTAATCACAACTCAATCATTATGTTTGCCACATGCACATGTGAACGATTCTGTGTGTATATCAGTTTTCTTGTGGCATTGAATGCAAGCTGCATAACACCATGAATGATTGTCCATAACAATCCTCGTGATTGTGTCAACAGTAACACAAACAAATTCCTGGGAAAATAACATAGACATCACATTTTGCAGTAGGTGGTCAAGGATTGAATAAATAGCCAAAACATAAATAAGTTAATTACTTCACAAATGTTGTTTATCTCAGAAATGGTCTTTGCCTCAGACTTTGAAATatatgtttcctttgatgataATTGGGTAGAACCTGAAAGTTGAGAGCTCCCTTGGCCACGATGTGTCAAAACCGATCGGACCTCAATGCCCAATTTTGAAAGCCTACACATATAGAATCAATACCGAAGCCAAGAAAAATACAGTCAACATATGTTAAGTACGACATGAGGAAAATACCTCTGATTGAATTCTTGGATTTGGACTACCAGTTCATTAATAGCTAACTTCGAAGCCTTCAAAGAATTGCCAACTGATGGTGGATAGGATCCTGCATCAGTCAGAAACAGAAGCATCAGATGGCATATGATAAATAGAAGAACCAACAAACTTTATACGACAGTATACCCTGGCCTTCCTTAATTCTCGCATTGGTCAACAACACAATAATAGGGCTTTCACTCTCATGCTCATCTAAGTATTCCAAGAATTGAAGGCAATAATTGTCCCATATAatgcaagacaacaattggtcaCTGTTGGAAGCAAATGATGATATCAACATCAGTTAACAATAATACAATCATGCACATAACTTCACAAAGCAGGCAAATAAAACTAGCATAAACATGAATAAGGTATAGAACATATTGGACATTCACCTCAAGTCCCTAAGTTTAAAAACAACCCTTCTACTCCTTGATGAAACATGGTGAAAGACAACCTCATCAACCACACCAATGATGTCTAAAAAAAggaggaaaattaaaaaatggtatTTCAAAAAGCCTAATGTTGGTTCCAAAATCAGTCGTGAAAATCTAGCTGGACTCACCAACCAATAGACCAGGTTCAAACTGGCCATCAATGACATTGCTAAATTCTACAAATTTGTATCTTTTTAAAGGGAAACCATCCAATTCACACTGCCTAACAATGGTAACTCTAGTAAACGCCAATTTATATGTGTGATCACAAACTTTGTATTGGCCATCATTCTTGATGACCCTAAAATTATGCATGGCATAAGTACAATTTTCCTTCAAGTCTATTTTCCAAGTATTTAACTGGTCTTGCTTACAAATAGCATGGATTTCATCACCCTAAGCATGGGCAAAATATACAACTAACAGGTACAAAGGTagacaaatgaaaaataaaaaaaacacaaaatgaaaGCATACATTGGAGTCAACCATAACCATCTCAGCTTGTTCCAACTTGTCTGCCACCCCAACAAACCAAAGATCAGTTATCCTCACGGCAAGtctaagagtttcttttgatccatcaATGGTCTTGATCTTGTCAGGAATATGCGCCATTAGACTGCACAAAACTTGAACAACAACACAACACTGGAATCATAGAACAATTACATAAtatgacaacaacaacaaacacaatGTTGATTTTGGAAAACAACAATGATAATCGAAACAATAAATGAGATCATTGAGCTACAAAGAACAGTTTTGCTGAGCTGattctgcctttttttggtcCTAGCTAAATGACAACCAACACCAACACCGAAAAGAAAGAACAATATATGGTATCTATGAGGCACAAAACATTTCAGGTATGTTGAATAACATCATACAAAGCAGGAGTGCAAAAAACTAGTCAGTAACCAAACATGCACAAATCTGAGGCAAAATTTAAGCCTGGGAATAACACCTTACCTATTTTGCAATTTCTTTGGCCCTGTCTAAATGACAACCAACACATACACCAAATAACATTAGGCAAGCCAGGGAgggaaaaataattaacaaccaAACATGCATAAatatcataaaacatttgagGCATGGTCATTATAGCTTACCTCGTATATTCTTCTGtcaaacactgaacaacatcaCAAAAATCATGTATGGAAAAAATTAGTCACTAGAAAGAAGcatgaaaaaaatagaacagAAAGAAACAAACTTGCCTTATGGATGCTTCTTCGTGCATCAGCTTTTGGCTCGCCTAAATGACAACCGACACATACACCAAATAACATTAGGCAAGCGAGGgaggtaaaaaaatagttaacaaCCAAACATGCATAAATATTAGAAAACATTTCAGGCATGGTCATTATAGCTTACCTTGTATATTCTTCTGTCAAACACTGAACAACAGCAGggccaaaaacaaaacaaaaaactaacaaaattgccacaaacaaagcaaaaaaCGTTGATGTTTATGAACAACAACaggaaaaaaattcataagCAACCAAACATGCACAAAATGAAACAATATTCCAGTTCACCAAAATGAAACAACATTCCTTGTGAGACACAGTAAGCATGCATGAAACAAAAACTCGTGTGAGGAAAAACcacaaacaaagcaaaaaaCGTTGATGTTTGTGaacaacaaaaggaaaaaaatccaTAAGCAACCAAACATGCACAAAATGAAACAATATTCCAGGTCACCAAAATGAAACAACATTCCTTGTGAGACATAGTAAACATGCATGAAACAAAAACTCATGTGATGAAAACCACAAACAGAGCAAAAAAAACTTTGATGTTTGtgaacaacaaaaagaaaaaatccacAAGCAACCAAACATGCACAAAATGAAACAATATTCCAGGTCACCAAACTGAAACAACATTCCTTGTGAGACACAGTAAGCATGCATGAAACAAAAACTCGTGCGTGCCTGAAGAaatcaatatgaagaaaaaaaagtggaaaactCTGAATAAAATGCATGAGAAGAGTAATGAAACACAAAATGGGAAACTTAAGTAGCAAGAAAACTTTAAGCAAAATGGAGGAAACAAAAGGAAAACCTCGTGTGGCAAACATAAAATGGAAAACCTCATCAACTGGAAAATCAACAGGAAACAacaaaaactgaaagtaaagCTGGAAGAGACGGAGCACATgcaaaaatgaagaagaaagaaagcaaaCGAAGGAAGCAGGTAGAAGTCAGTGAGGACATGATGCAAACGGAGGAAGCAGGTTTCAATTTGGTGAAGACATAACGAGAAAAGGCTAGAGAA from Glycine soja cultivar W05 chromosome 8, ASM419377v2, whole genome shotgun sequence includes:
- the LOC114424100 gene encoding uncharacterized protein LOC114424100 — its product is MAHIPDKIKTIDGSKETLRLAVRITDLWFVGVADKLEQAEMVMVDSNGDEIHAICKQDQLNTWKIDLKENCTYAMHNFRVIKNDGQYKVCDHTYKLAFTRVTIVRQCELDGFPLKRYKFVEFSNVIDGQFEPGLLVDIIGVVDEVVFHHVSSRSRRVVFKLRDLSDQLLSCIIWDNYCLQFLEYLDEHESESPIIVLLTNARIKEGQGSYPPSVGNSLKASKLAINELVVQIQEFNQRLSKLGIEVRSVLTHRGQGSSQLSGSTQLSSKETYISKSEAKTISEINNICEDDDMDLNASPKALDKLLGNVLAFKIKVQPKYKNSAVLKCSSYLSLINNVLDMLPDAEACSKINVTMLDSNNPAQHESQSISITADHDPLIGLPLTPTK